CACGGACGACGACAGCCCGGCCACCCGGCCACCTGGCCTCACAGGAGCGAAGCGGCGTACACATGAACGTTTCATTGCAGCAACTGAAGGTGTTCGTCGCTGTCGCGCGCCAGCGCAGCTTTACCCGCGCGGCGCGCGAGTTCGATCTGACGCAGTCGGCTGTGAGCCGCTGCGTCCGCGAACTTGAAGAAGCGATCTCGTTGCGACTCTTCGATCGCACGACACGCCAGGTCGAACTGACGCTGGCGGGCGCGAGCCTTGCGCGCCGCATCGGGCAACTACTCGACGAAATCGATCTGACGCTGCGTGAAGAGCGCGCGGCGCACCATGGTCATACGGGTGTCGTCACCGTCGCGAGCAATCCCGTGCTGTCGTCGAGCTGGGTGCCTGAATGTTTGGCCCGCTGCGCGACTGTTTTTCCCGGTCTTGTCGTCGATGTCAAAGATGAGCCGCAAGACGCGGTACTCGCAAGCGTCGAGCAGGGTGATGTCGACTTCGGTGTCGTGTCGGACCTCGACGCGCACAGCAACGACACCTTGCTTGTCCAACCTCTCTTTTCCACTCCCCTTTGCGCGGTGCTGCCCGACACGCATGCGCTGGCGCGCGGTACGACGCTGATGTGGAGCGCACTCGGCGATTCGTCGCTCGTCACGCTCAATGGCGATGCCGGCAGCCGCGCCGCGGTCGAGCGCGCGATCGGCGCGCATCGCGTGCACGTGCGGCGCATG
The genomic region above belongs to Paraburkholderia edwinii and contains:
- a CDS encoding LysR family transcriptional regulator produces the protein MNVSLQQLKVFVAVARQRSFTRAAREFDLTQSAVSRCVRELEEAISLRLFDRTTRQVELTLAGASLARRIGQLLDEIDLTLREERAAHHGHTGVVTVASNPVLSSSWVPECLARCATVFPGLVVDVKDEPQDAVLASVEQGDVDFGVVSDLDAHSNDTLLVQPLFSTPLCAVLPDTHALARGTTLMWSALGDSSLVTLNGDAGSRAAVERAIGAHRVHVRRMQEYGHVAAVMRMIELGLGIGVLPVGAHWPAPSARLVARPLLPEVSFTTMLVRHRNRTLRPNAEAVWSLFCDRGRGSGRTAGTARVDGHASSEPASAASGNAAQLRTSRQA